In one window of Canis lupus baileyi chromosome 12, mCanLup2.hap1, whole genome shotgun sequence DNA:
- the TMEM127 gene encoding transmembrane protein 127 isoform X2, with protein MNPQTVLLLRVIAAFCFLGILCSLSAFLLDVFGPKHPALKITRRYAFAHILTVLQCATVIGFSYWASELILAQQQQHKKYHGSQVYVTFAVSFYLVAGAGGASILATAANLLRHYPTEEEEQALELLSEMEENEPYPAEYEVINQFQPPPAYTP; from the exons ATGAATCCCCAGACAGTACTGCTTCTGCGGGTCATCGCCGCCTTCTGCTTCCTGGGCATCCTGTGCAGTCTCTCTGCGTTCCTCCTAGATGTCTTTGGGCCCAAGCATCCCGCTCTGAAGATTACCCGTCGCTATGCCTTCGCCCACATCCTCACAG TCCTGCAGTGTGCCACCGTCATCGGCTTTTCTTACTGGGCTTCTGAACTCATCCTGGCCCAGCAGCAGCAACATAAGAAGTACCATGGTTCCCAGGTCTATGTCACCTTTGCTGTCAGTTTCTACTTGGTGGCAGGAGCTGGTGGAGCTTCAATCCTGGCCACAGCAGCCAACCTTCTGCGCCACTACCCcacggaggaggaggagcaggccctggagctgctcTCAGAGATGGAGGAGAATGAGCCCTATCCAGCAGAGTATGAGGTCATCAACCAATTCCAGCCGCCCCCGGCCTACACACCCTAA